ACATCTTTTTTATGGGTCGGGACAGAATCGAACTGCCGACACTTAGAGCTTCAATCTAATGCTCTACCAACTGAGCTACCGACCCGATATGGAGGAGGAAGAGGGATTCGAACCCCCGCGCGGTTTGACCCGCCTGTCGGTTTTCAAGACCGATCCCTTCAGCCAGACTTGGGTATTCCTCCATTTGTGGAGCGGAAGACGGGGTTCGAACCCGCGACCCCCACCTTGGCAAGGTGATGTTCTACCACTGAACTACTTCCGCATATCATCATTATTATTTCGACAAAAATATATTAACATAATAACTAAAATTGCGCAATACTTTATTATGATTAATATATCTCAAATTAAGTATAAGGTAACTCGTAATCTAACTAAATAGATACTAAACTAATTGGAGCGGAAGACGGGGATCGAACCCGCGACCCTCACCTTGGGAAGGTGATGTTCTACCACTAAACTACTTCCGCAAATCCAATAACTTTTGGACAATAATTATTATACCATTGGATTTTAATCCACGCTAGTACTTTTCATCACGTAATCGAAATCTAAAGAATCTAAACGAACTTCTTGAAGCTTTGATAATAATTCAAGATTGTATAAACTAAATACTATTACTGATTAACCATGAGCATCCAATAAATTTTATTGGATGCTCATGGTTTATTTTAATACATAATCAGCTAATACACTTTGAATTTTATAGATGTTGAGTGTTTTATTAAATTTCTTTTCGATTGGATCAGAACCGTTTGAAAGCCAAATCTTTAATTCTGCTTCAAAATCAAAAGTACCTGCTGTTTCAACGGAGAAGTGTACTACACTCTTGTATGGAATTGAATGATATTCGGTTTTTTTACCAGTCATACCTTGTTTATCAATCAAAAGTAAACGTTTATCAGTAAAAACAAACAAATCTCGGATTAATTTATAGGCTTGCTCTACTCTTTCATTCTTTGACAATAAATCTTTTACCTCAGATTCGATTACACTTAAATTCACTTCTGATGCATTTCCCATTAAACCGTCAAATAATCCCATACACAACTCCTTTTTGTTTTATTAAGATTCTTTTTAAAATCTGACATTCAAAAAACGACTAAATCAGATAAATTGAAGAATCTTTCCCCTACTATTTTATTCACGATTATTCCCTTATTATTCTGTAATATTTGATCTTGCACAAATAAATTTCAATAATTCATAGAGTAATTGTGGCATTTCCTCAAATGCACTTTTGACATGTAATCGTTCCGAAATTTGATGAGGATCTTTACCAAAAGGTCCTACATTCAATACTGGCGCTGAAAACTGAGCTATTTCTTCGAATGGAATATCATAGGTTTTCCCCCATACAGGTGTGTTTTTTTCAAATGTTTGCCAATCCTTATCATTATAAAATTGACAGTAACTCAAATCACAAATTCCATTAAAATAATGAATTTGTTTTAATGGAATATTGTATTTCTTAGATTCCTCAAGCAATAAAGAGATGGCCTCTTTAATGAATGGATGATCTGATGAATTAGCAGGTGGATAATATGGAGGTGCAAATAAAAGTACTACTGCAGGAGCTAGTTCTTTACAATGAATCATGAGTTGATCTGCTATACGGAACGATTTTTCACGATCATCTAATGATTGGTTTTCAGTTACACTATCCGTTAACTCAGATACCTTTTTAATGCCCAGCTTTTTTACTGCATAGTTATATAATTCTTCAAAACGTAGTACTTCTATTTTCCCTACTCCTGTTATCCTTTGTTTCCTACAAATTTCATCATACCGTAATTGACATTTTTCCATTGCTTCGTTTGCGACATTTTCAA
This window of the Rummeliibacillus pycnus genome carries:
- a CDS encoding PH domain-containing protein, with amino-acid sequence MGLFDGLMGNASEVNLSVIESEVKDLLSKNERVEQAYKLIRDLFVFTDKRLLLIDKQGMTGKKTEYHSIPYKSVVHFSVETAGTFDFEAELKIWLSNGSDPIEKKFNKTLNIYKIQSVLADYVLK